The sequence below is a genomic window from Euwallacea similis isolate ESF13 chromosome 1, ESF131.1, whole genome shotgun sequence.
TCTAAAGAATTCGAGTAAATACCAAGGATGTTTGGTTAGTTCTACACTGCTGCTTCTGaaagttttcgaaaataatgcaCTCACGGGCGACGCATTAAACGCTACGATTAGCGGTGATTGGTAATTATACCTTAACTCTAACAACCTAATAAACTTACCAAAGCGAAGAAATTTGTGTGGCAATCTTCTAAACTAGCTCCGTTAGTTTGAAAATTGGGGTGCGTCATATTTGATCCATTTTCGTAAGATTAATCCACAGTTAACACAAAACTAACACAACACGTCACAGGGCACCGGAAACCGCACCGAAAACGCTGAACTTACCGAACAACAATTTTATCCATCAGTAGCAATTGCAAAATGGCGGCATGAACGGAATAACAACCCGTACTGAAACCGTCGAATACCGAACCAGGGCCGAGGGACGTTTCATGGTTTCTCACCGATACGCCGACGTATGCGACGACCTACGTTTCTCGATCGAGTATCACCGACCGAACCGAACGGTTTCGGGCCCATTACTTGACGTAAGCGGGAGCTCGATTTAGTTTGTCAATAAGTGGAAAATAATGGCGGCTTTTTTCAGGCATGGAGTTTCGAAAACTGCCCAAATTCTgccttcaaaaaatgtaactacctttttatatttgttCTTCACCCTAGTACCACATCTTTGGGTTTGTAGTTCGCGCACTCAAGCACTGTCACTCGTCCGTTTCTCAGTTTTCTTCACTCGTTCGCACTAGTGTTCTAAATcgttctttattttcttttttgcagGTGTTGCCGAGGTTTTACGCCACCAAAGCGGAAAAGAAGAAGGGCATAGATAGGAAGCCAACCCCGAAATTGGATTCTACAATGAATTCTATTGCAGCGAAAGGGTGTGTACAGTCTTTACTTTCCTTTTTGACAACTGCGACTGGCTCCGGCGGCCATTACGATCTTGCTTTCCTTTTAGTGCGGTCGGCCGTCGTTAGAGGCCGCCACCTAAGGTCGATATTTTTGAGGCTGCGCGCTTAAATTCGAAAAACGtcctttttgcattttaacattatttttcaaggGAAATGTTACACCTACGTTCTTTGGCCAATCAGAAGCCGCacatttctttgttttttttgcggCTCCTAAAGAATTACCGGAAATTTCCGACGTTTCAGTAAAACGAATAGTGGAAATTTCCTGTATGACACGTGTGAATACGTAAAACGGAAGAACCTATTATGAAAAACCAAGAACACAgttcttgaaatttaaaaacctctACCATTCAGTAACGCAGCGCGTGCCAGTCTTATGAACAGATTTATCCTGCAGTTTATCTGCTCAATCACTTTATCATACTCAATTAAAACATcatgtattttttactaattccAGTTTTCTCCGTCCTACCAAACCCTACACACCTCCTCCAGACCTAGAAATGACCCTAACGGAGATATTTAAGGACGTAATGGGCAATACCCAATTGGACACAAAAATCCTTGATCTAAACGATCGGTTTAAGTTGTTTTCGGCGTGTGCGGTCAAATTAGGTCACAGCATTCCGAATTCCCTCTTACACCAGATCGAGACCCTGGAACAGGTCCTAAAGTTTTACACAACGCCTGTTGATACGCGGACGCCCTTGGATAAAATGAGGAGTATGGAACTGCCGGAAAATCTCCATGTTCAATTTGAGTATTACAGGTGGAATCCTGGTGAGTTTCCCTGTAGTGTTAGTCATGCACGAAGAgtatttgtaactttttttttttcagaaaatgaccaaaaatttaaaggtaTTACAGCTTTTCCTGGGAGATCTACTATCGTTACTGGtattaagtacaaaaataaatataaaggaCATATACAAAAGCCTAAAGCCCCTCCTCTGTAATTGTGatctatttaatattaaatttttatgagtaaattatatttgtgtttttttactgcaaatctgaaatttttaccgtTTACGTTGCCATTACCATCGATGGCGATCTCTCTCAGGTTCGCTACTTACCGAAACTACTCCGTAGTTCTAAGAGCTCCCTGTGTACATCAAATTCACTAATTATTGATCCAATAAGAACAATTGCCGAGGGTATCATTGCATCTTTGTTTTTTCACACGTGATAAACAAAGGAAGAGTATTCCAGGTCCAACTTGCGGCTGTCTAGTCTACCTTAGCCTTGGAATTTAACCAATTATTTCAGCTGTAAAGAAGTGTGTCACAAGTCACAACAAAacctctaaaaaataaaaatgtcggCAGTCcgtataaatattaaattaataaattttctcttttaataattctccattttgatgatttatttaaatgaattcacataattacaaaaaatgagTATTGCTGTGTTTGTTGCTGTTTTAATTGCATTGTTTTACATCATTTCTAGGtaaaaatacaacaaattaTTGCTTATTTAACTCACAAACTTTTATTGCAGAGTTATACCCCTCATTCTATCATGGTACTTCGAGCGAAAATACAAAATTCCTATTGTTATAGGAAGAATTAGCGTTCCTTATTTGAAACTATGTGATATCACtatatcaaaaaatgaatatactGTTGTAAGTGTAAACTATTAACACATTGGCACCTTGCGAGTGATTGGTTTCAGCAATGCTGcttgaaaaagaaatatacagTAAATACTACTTGAAAACAATTGTGTAAATCAATAGATTTTAAACTAATATGTCATAAAATGTTACACACAACAATATCTGCATTGGTTTGTGATAcctaattaaattgatttgcaCCACTATGCCATTTATATTGACATTTGCCAGAGCCTTTgggttgaataatttttttcatttttaaatacatttaattttttcttttattaagaACCATTATTTCTCTAGCAAATACAAGAAGTTGGCATCAAAAGCAGTTTCTTAAACTCTGAACTGACCAAACTCATCACTTTAGTAGTTAAAGATGTTACAATTAAAAAGCAGCTCACTCTGAATCCACCCAATTCCATAAACTCACCTGAAACTAGCTCTGAAATTGGAGATTTTCGTGAAAAAAAAGTTCCACATTTCATTAACAGTTTTGCTCAGGTGATTACCATTGATCCTCAAACCTTTCTGCAGCTTACAAACTGTAACTTTAGTTTATGGCAGTTCATGTATATAACATATCAGCCCTCATCCAATTAGACAAGGAATGTCTCTTGCAAGTGCTCCCTAAAGACCTTCACATTGATGGAAGCATCTTAAAGAATGCCAAATCTCTCCTGGTGACTCTGAATATCAGTGATGCCTATATTAGTATCCTAAAAAAAGCTGAACCTGAAGCTCCCACTAAACTTGCAGAATTTTCTTTTGGGATCACCATGGAGACTGTGCTTGTGGCTCAAGGACCACTTTCAGTTGAAGTATGTTCAGACTTGAAAGGCGGGGGTGAAACTCTTGATTCAAACAGTGTctaaatttcagaaattggATGTTAAAATGTCGCACAACAGAGCGTCAATTTGCAGTGGTTTTTATTCACTGTTTATTAATTCTGAAGTCAGCAAAGAAGTGcctaaaaaaattggcaaatcAAAGAAAAGGAGAAGTGTTGTATTTGAAAGTAAAAGCTTCAGAGAGCTGCATACACTCATGAATGAGAGAGAGGAACTTGAAGagtttgatgaaaaaatttttgaaaaaattcaacctATTGTCCCCAAGGTTAAAtctattattttgaataatttttaaatctgatcTGTggttattttagaatttttcctTGCACATTGATGATACATCTCTCAGTGGTTTTGCTGCCTCTGGAAGTGTAGATTATACAGCAGCATTAGAATCTCTagctttaaattataaacttATCACCACAAACTCTGAAGGAGTCTTAATGAACTTCTCTTTGAGC
It includes:
- the mRpL50 gene encoding large ribosomal subunit protein mL50, with protein sequence MAAFFRHGVSKTAQILPSKNVLPRFYATKAEKKKGIDRKPTPKLDSTMNSIAAKGFLRPTKPYTPPPDLEMTLTEIFKDVMGNTQLDTKILDLNDRFKLFSACAVKLGHSIPNSLLHQIETLEQVLKFYTTPVDTRTPLDKMRSMELPENLHVQFEYYRWNPENDQKFKGITAFPGRSTIVTGIKYKNKYKGHIQKPKAPPL